Proteins co-encoded in one Acidovorax sp. 69 genomic window:
- a CDS encoding HAMP domain-containing sensor histidine kinase encodes MSLTNPFSRRLYLRIWLAVVGGMAVLTLTVGWAWRMAEEQKAQNNQPFVPPSREMTLRDPAGNLLLRGPAMRQPTEPGEGAEFRIESESGQTFILQMAPRQPHGERGGGRPGGGGPNQSDAAFWTRPPFGFLWLLGIVSLAVAVGVYPIIRRLTLRLEALQRSVQKFGEGDLSVRVPEQGQDEVADLARQFNAAAGRVETLVKSHKSLLANASHELRSPLTRIRMGLELMGGQQPSPAFREEILRNIAELDQLVDEILLASRLDAREADVGTVELVDLIGLAAEECARVDADLDVSASPDSLEVRGVAKLLRRAIRNLLENARRYSTGEITVVVHRRQGRAEVYVCDHGPGVPPGQRERIFEPFYRLPGASERAGGVGLGLSLVRSIAGRHQGTAHCQDRPDGDSGACFVLTLPLAPSPAATGS; translated from the coding sequence ATGTCTTTGACCAACCCCTTTTCCCGCCGCCTGTACCTGCGCATCTGGCTGGCCGTCGTCGGTGGCATGGCCGTGCTCACGCTCACTGTGGGCTGGGCCTGGCGCATGGCCGAGGAGCAGAAGGCCCAGAACAACCAGCCTTTTGTACCGCCCTCGCGTGAGATGACCCTGCGCGACCCTGCGGGCAACCTGTTGCTGCGGGGCCCCGCCATGCGCCAGCCCACGGAGCCCGGCGAAGGTGCCGAGTTCCGCATTGAGTCCGAAAGCGGGCAGACCTTCATCCTGCAGATGGCCCCCCGCCAGCCCCATGGCGAGCGGGGTGGCGGCCGACCCGGCGGTGGGGGACCGAACCAGAGCGATGCCGCCTTCTGGACCCGGCCTCCCTTTGGTTTTCTGTGGTTGCTGGGCATCGTCAGCCTTGCGGTGGCCGTGGGGGTGTACCCCATCATCCGGCGCCTGACGCTGCGGCTCGAAGCACTGCAGCGCAGCGTGCAGAAGTTTGGCGAGGGTGACCTGTCGGTGCGCGTGCCCGAACAGGGCCAGGACGAGGTGGCCGACCTGGCCCGCCAGTTCAACGCGGCCGCCGGGCGCGTGGAAACACTTGTGAAATCGCACAAGTCGCTGCTCGCCAACGCCTCCCACGAACTGCGCTCGCCGCTCACGCGCATCCGCATGGGGCTGGAGCTGATGGGCGGACAGCAGCCCTCTCCCGCGTTCCGCGAGGAGATCCTGCGCAACATCGCCGAGCTGGACCAGCTGGTGGACGAAATTCTGCTCGCCAGCCGCCTGGATGCCCGCGAGGCCGATGTCGGCACGGTGGAGCTGGTGGACCTGATCGGCCTGGCCGCCGAGGAGTGCGCCCGTGTGGACGCCGATCTGGACGTGAGCGCCAGCCCCGACTCGCTGGAAGTGCGCGGCGTGGCCAAGCTGCTTCGCCGGGCCATCCGCAACCTGCTGGAAAACGCGCGCCGCTACAGCACGGGCGAGATCACGGTGGTGGTGCACCGCCGCCAGGGTCGTGCCGAGGTGTATGTCTGCGACCATGGCCCCGGCGTACCCCCCGGCCAGCGTGAACGCATCTTCGAGCCCTTCTACCGCCTGCCGGGCGCCAGCGAACGCGCGGGTGGCGTGGGCCTGGGGCTGTCGCTGGTGCGTTCGATCGCCGGGCGCCACCAGGGCACCGCGCACTGCCAAGACCGCCCCGACGGCGACAGTGGCGCCTGTTTTGTACTGACCTTGCCGCTGGCCCCTTCCCCTGCAGCCACAGGCTCCTAG
- a CDS encoding YbfB/YjiJ family MFS transporter — protein MDPQTAPHACAPSVAALSNQPLAVALAGMAALAAAMGIGRFAFTPLLPMMLHDGVITLAGGSWLATANYLGYLVGALACMALPWVAPQARQRWHAARLARWGLGATVLLTLGMALPLPATWPALRFAAGVASALVFLNVSVWCMVRLVALGQPALGGLIFCGPGLGIVLTGLSASAMVALQWPAAAGWAVFGLLSVGLCAAIWPVLQGVALPAAAAGAHASGRVLRGQGPLARAGLVLAYGLAGLGYIVTATFLPVIARAALPAGSPWPDLFWPLFGAGVALGAALTTRTPAAWDRRWLLMAAYALQAGAIALSLVWPGPLGFALGSLLLGLPFTAITFYALQEARRVWPAAGDSFPGLLTAAYGIGQIVGPPMVAWMLHHAATQGQGFVYGLAVAAAALGVGAALYAVMAWRWPLMR, from the coding sequence ATGGACCCGCAGACCGCCCCACATGCTTGCGCCCCGTCGGTCGCGGCCCTGTCCAACCAGCCCCTGGCCGTGGCACTCGCGGGCATGGCGGCGCTGGCAGCGGCCATGGGCATTGGGCGGTTTGCGTTCACGCCGTTGCTGCCGATGATGCTGCACGACGGCGTGATCACGCTGGCCGGTGGCAGCTGGCTGGCCACGGCCAACTACCTGGGTTACCTCGTGGGTGCGCTGGCCTGCATGGCGTTGCCGTGGGTGGCCCCGCAGGCCCGGCAGAGGTGGCACGCGGCGCGCCTGGCGCGCTGGGGGCTGGGGGCCACGGTGTTGCTCACGCTGGGCATGGCGCTGCCGTTGCCAGCCACCTGGCCAGCGCTGCGTTTTGCTGCGGGCGTGGCGAGCGCACTGGTGTTCCTGAACGTCTCGGTGTGGTGCATGGTGCGCCTGGTGGCGCTGGGCCAGCCCGCGCTGGGCGGGCTGATCTTTTGTGGGCCGGGGCTGGGCATCGTGCTCACGGGTCTGTCGGCCAGTGCCATGGTGGCCTTGCAATGGCCTGCGGCGGCCGGTTGGGCCGTGTTTGGCCTGTTGAGCGTGGGGCTGTGTGCTGCCATCTGGCCGGTGCTGCAGGGCGTGGCGTTGCCTGCGGCGGCGGCCGGTGCACACGCCTCGGGCCGGGTGCTGCGGGGTCAGGGGCCCCTGGCGCGCGCGGGGCTTGTGCTGGCGTACGGATTGGCGGGGCTGGGCTACATCGTCACGGCCACCTTTTTGCCGGTGATTGCGCGCGCGGCGTTGCCCGCCGGGTCGCCGTGGCCGGACCTGTTCTGGCCGCTGTTTGGCGCCGGCGTGGCCCTGGGGGCTGCGCTGACCACGCGCACACCGGCCGCCTGGGACCGGCGCTGGCTGCTCATGGCGGCCTATGCCTTGCAGGCTGGGGCGATCGCGCTCAGCCTGGTGTGGCCGGGGCCTCTGGGTTTTGCACTCGGCAGCTTGTTGCTGGGCCTGCCGTTCACGGCGATCACGTTCTACGCGCTGCAGGAGGCGCGACGGGTGTGGCCTGCGGCGGGGGACAGCTTCCCCGGGCTGCTCACGGCGGCCTATGGCATCGGGCAGATCGTGGGCCCGCCCATGGTGGCGTGGATGCTGCACCACGCGGCGACGCAGGGCCAGGGCTTTGTCTACGGGTTGGCCGTGGCGGCTGCGGCGCTGGGGGTGGGTGCCGCGCTGTATGCGGTGATGGCCTGGCGTTGGCCGTTGATGAGGTAA
- a CDS encoding LysR family transcriptional regulator, with the protein MDLAALEIFRTVAQEGSVTRAAERLGRVQSNVTTRVQQLEEQLGATLFLREGKRMVLTPAGESLRGYADRLLALAEEARQSVHPGQPGGRLRLGAMESTAAARLPQPLAQLHAQWPGLVLELSTAPSRQLVEQVLSHSIDCALVAWPPPGIDAHAPVERTAVFAENLLLALPADHPPVRTPQDLQPDTLAAFGNGCTYRRMGEAFMQQKSGRPPQVLELASYHAILACVAAGRCAGVVPQAVIDLMREPPALRLVPLTDCDTVLVRRRGYQSPALEALLTALQTSAPRASRSIA; encoded by the coding sequence ATGGACTTAGCCGCACTGGAAATCTTCCGCACCGTTGCCCAGGAGGGCAGCGTGACCCGCGCTGCCGAACGCCTGGGCCGCGTGCAGTCGAACGTGACCACGCGTGTGCAGCAACTCGAAGAGCAGCTGGGTGCCACCCTGTTTCTGCGCGAGGGCAAGCGCATGGTGCTCACGCCCGCGGGTGAGTCGCTGCGCGGCTATGCCGACCGCCTGCTGGCGCTGGCCGAAGAGGCCCGCCAGTCGGTGCACCCTGGCCAGCCCGGCGGGCGCCTGCGCCTGGGTGCCATGGAAAGCACCGCCGCCGCGCGCCTGCCGCAGCCATTGGCGCAACTGCACGCGCAGTGGCCGGGGCTGGTGCTGGAGCTGAGCACGGCGCCCTCACGCCAATTGGTCGAACAGGTGTTGTCCCACAGCATCGACTGCGCCCTGGTGGCCTGGCCGCCACCCGGCATCGATGCCCACGCACCGGTGGAGCGTACCGCCGTGTTTGCAGAAAACCTGCTGCTGGCCCTGCCCGCCGACCACCCCCCCGTGCGCACCCCCCAAGACCTGCAGCCGGACACGCTGGCCGCGTTCGGCAACGGCTGCACCTACCGCCGCATGGGTGAGGCCTTCATGCAGCAAAAGAGCGGCCGACCACCGCAGGTGCTGGAGTTGGCCTCGTACCACGCCATCCTGGCCTGCGTGGCTGCAGGGCGCTGCGCGGGCGTGGTGCCGCAGGCCGTCATCGACCTGATGCGCGAGCCCCCGGCCCTGCGCCTGGTGCCGCTGACGGACTGCGACACGGTGCTGGTGCGCCGACGCGGCTACCAGTCGCCCGCGCTGGAGGCCTTGCTGACCGCACTGCAGACCAGCGCCCCCCGCGCGTCCCGATCCATTGCCTGA
- a CDS encoding nitronate monooxygenase family protein: MPTPFTSRLGLALPILQGPMTGSDTPTLAAAVSQAGGLGMLGCGMRSPAAMAEVAAEVRRRTDQPFGMNLFVQATPAPDEATVQAALQRMAPFYAEFGLVPERPAQWCEDFAAQFEALVAARPAVASFTFGILSAAQVARLQGAGSYVVGTATTVAEARAWAAVGADAVCASGMEAGGHRGTFLSPGHDAPPLGGPSVDDFEASMVGTLTLVRQCVDTLSIPVIAAGGIMDGRGIAGALALGAQAVQMGTAFLTCPESGIGPAYRQALTEAGATDTRTTRIFSGRPARGIVNAMMDRLRADERTVPPYPVQNALTGALRRAAAQAGRADHLSLWAGQGVAQVRPLPATELMAVLEREWRAATAAPATRQ, encoded by the coding sequence ATGCCGACACCTTTCACAAGCCGCCTTGGCCTTGCGCTGCCCATCCTCCAGGGCCCCATGACGGGGTCTGACACGCCCACACTGGCGGCAGCCGTGTCCCAGGCCGGTGGCCTGGGCATGCTGGGCTGCGGCATGCGCTCGCCCGCTGCCATGGCCGAGGTGGCCGCCGAGGTGCGCCGCCGCACCGACCAGCCCTTTGGCATGAACCTGTTTGTGCAGGCCACACCAGCCCCCGACGAGGCCACGGTGCAGGCTGCGCTGCAGCGCATGGCGCCGTTCTACGCTGAATTCGGACTGGTGCCCGAACGGCCCGCGCAGTGGTGCGAGGACTTTGCGGCGCAGTTTGAGGCCCTCGTGGCTGCACGCCCGGCAGTGGCCAGCTTTACCTTTGGCATCCTCTCTGCGGCGCAGGTAGCGCGGCTGCAAGGAGCGGGCAGCTATGTAGTGGGCACCGCCACCACCGTGGCAGAAGCCCGCGCCTGGGCCGCCGTGGGCGCAGACGCGGTCTGCGCCTCGGGCATGGAAGCAGGCGGGCACCGGGGCACTTTTTTGTCGCCCGGCCACGACGCGCCACCGCTGGGCGGACCATCGGTGGACGACTTCGAGGCCAGCATGGTGGGCACGCTGACACTGGTGCGGCAATGCGTGGACACGCTGTCGATCCCCGTGATCGCTGCGGGCGGCATCATGGACGGGCGCGGCATTGCAGGCGCGCTGGCCCTGGGCGCCCAGGCGGTGCAGATGGGTACGGCCTTTCTGACCTGCCCCGAGTCGGGCATCGGCCCGGCCTACCGCCAAGCGCTGACCGAGGCCGGGGCCACCGACACCCGCACCACCCGCATCTTCTCGGGCCGACCGGCGCGCGGCATCGTCAACGCCATGATGGACCGCCTGCGGGCCGATGAGCGCACCGTTCCACCCTACCCCGTACAGAACGCCCTCACAGGCGCCCTGCGACGTGCGGCGGCACAGGCGGGCCGCGCGGATCATTTGTCTCTGTGGGCCGGCCAAGGCGTGGCCCAGGTGCGCCCCTTGCCCGCCACCGAACTCATGGCGGTGCTGGAGCGGGAGTGGCGCGCTGCAACGGCAGCGCCTGCCACCCGGCAATAA
- a CDS encoding glycosyltransferase, with protein MHILLVNNSPIPVYGYGGTERVIWDLGKTLVQQGHRVSYLVPEGSTCDFGQVLPIRPEEPWEGQIPADVDITHFQFNPRTELAKPYLVTEHGNARKPKPLPRNTVFLSRDHAARYGSTEFVYNGLDWAGYGPVDFDRPRSHYHFLGKAAWGVKNVRGAIRVAKLAGVELDVLGGNRINFKRGFRWTLSRKIHFHGMVGGTQKTGLLNASRGLIFPVRWHEPFGLAVIESLYFGCPVFSTPYGALPELVPVHCGVLSTEAHVLAEAVRSNHFDPRACHAHVVEHFGAERMARNYLRMYERVLAGETLNAQAPVIQGPARELPWSA; from the coding sequence ATGCACATCCTGCTGGTCAACAACTCCCCCATCCCCGTCTACGGTTACGGCGGTACTGAACGTGTGATCTGGGACCTGGGCAAGACGCTGGTGCAGCAGGGCCACCGCGTGAGCTACCTGGTGCCCGAGGGCTCGACCTGCGATTTCGGCCAGGTGTTGCCTATCCGGCCCGAGGAGCCCTGGGAGGGCCAGATCCCGGCCGATGTGGACATCACGCATTTCCAGTTCAACCCGCGTACCGAGCTGGCCAAGCCCTACCTGGTGACCGAGCACGGCAACGCCCGCAAGCCCAAGCCGCTGCCGCGCAACACGGTGTTCCTGTCGCGCGACCACGCGGCGCGTTATGGCTCCACCGAGTTTGTCTACAACGGGCTGGATTGGGCCGGTTATGGCCCCGTGGACTTTGACCGCCCACGCTCGCACTACCACTTCCTGGGCAAGGCGGCCTGGGGGGTGAAGAACGTGCGCGGCGCCATCCGCGTGGCCAAGTTGGCCGGGGTGGAGCTGGACGTGCTGGGCGGCAACCGCATCAACTTCAAGCGCGGCTTTCGCTGGACGCTGTCGCGCAAGATTCACTTCCACGGCATGGTGGGGGGCACGCAGAAGACGGGCCTGCTCAATGCCTCCCGGGGGCTGATTTTTCCGGTGCGCTGGCATGAGCCCTTTGGTCTGGCCGTGATCGAGAGCCTGTACTTTGGTTGCCCGGTGTTCTCCACGCCCTATGGCGCGCTGCCCGAGTTGGTGCCCGTGCACTGCGGCGTGTTGTCCACAGAGGCCCACGTGTTGGCCGAGGCCGTGCGGAGCAATCACTTTGACCCCCGCGCCTGCCATGCGCATGTCGTAGAGCACTTTGGCGCCGAGCGCATGGCCCGCAACTATCTGCGCATGTACGAGCGTGTGCTGGCGGGTGAAACCCTCAATGCGCAGGCCCCTGTCATCCAGGGCCCGGCCCGCGAGTTGCCCTGGTCCGCTTGA
- a CDS encoding O-antigen ligase: MNKTDDLFVRLSGVAAFMVPGLALWVRSGYSWGAVVLLLCSLATAGVWLRRPPGRDAWLLLASIVAMGTVWALDFDPAQGSWSNLDRPAKYLLALPCLLYVLAYPPQVPWLWAGIAVGACGAGLIGMYQAMVLHLPRANGFTNAIQYGGLSLLLGLMCSVALLVLWDRWKPWQRVGWAACILLGLEGSLLSESRGGWVVLPLALLLCAWLQARCGQRKLAIVGAVLVVAGAAGLMAFKANEVRLRVDEARQEITQYESRGDAASSVGQRLAHWGLAWRMGLDRPWTGWGRYGYEAEKQRRVAAGEAHPIVLQFSHAHNEALDIFAKRGIPGVVVLLLFYGVPLVLFWPTRRRVFPGDAGVLDPQGLCLRMIGVLLPVSYMGFGTTQVFLGHNSGTMFYLFMGMLVLAMLQGRERLRLQAPARAAAIS; encoded by the coding sequence TTGAACAAAACTGACGATCTTTTCGTGCGCCTGTCGGGCGTAGCGGCCTTCATGGTGCCGGGCCTGGCACTGTGGGTGCGCTCGGGCTATTCGTGGGGCGCAGTGGTGCTGTTGCTGTGCAGCCTGGCCACCGCCGGGGTGTGGTTGCGGCGCCCGCCGGGGCGTGATGCCTGGCTGCTTTTGGCCTCCATCGTAGCGATGGGCACGGTCTGGGCCCTCGACTTTGACCCGGCCCAGGGCAGCTGGTCCAACCTGGACCGGCCCGCCAAGTACCTGCTGGCGCTGCCGTGCCTGTTGTATGTGCTGGCCTATCCCCCGCAGGTGCCCTGGCTCTGGGCCGGCATCGCCGTGGGTGCTTGCGGTGCGGGTCTGATCGGCATGTACCAGGCGATGGTGCTGCACCTGCCGCGGGCCAATGGTTTTACCAACGCCATCCAGTACGGTGGGCTCAGCCTGTTGCTGGGGCTGATGTGCTCGGTCGCGCTGCTGGTGCTGTGGGACCGCTGGAAGCCCTGGCAACGTGTGGGCTGGGCGGCATGCATTCTGCTCGGCCTGGAGGGATCACTGCTGTCCGAGTCGCGCGGGGGCTGGGTGGTGCTGCCGCTGGCGCTGCTGTTGTGCGCCTGGTTGCAGGCCCGGTGTGGCCAGCGCAAGCTGGCCATCGTGGGCGCCGTGTTGGTCGTAGCGGGTGCGGCCGGGCTGATGGCCTTCAAGGCCAACGAGGTGCGCTTGCGGGTGGACGAGGCGCGGCAGGAGATCACGCAGTACGAGTCGCGGGGTGACGCCGCCAGCTCGGTGGGCCAGCGCCTGGCGCATTGGGGCCTTGCCTGGCGCATGGGCCTGGACCGGCCTTGGACCGGCTGGGGCCGCTACGGGTACGAGGCCGAGAAGCAGCGGCGGGTGGCTGCCGGCGAGGCCCACCCGATTGTTTTGCAGTTCAGCCACGCCCACAACGAGGCGCTGGACATCTTTGCCAAGCGCGGGATCCCCGGCGTGGTGGTGTTGCTGCTGTTCTACGGCGTGCCGTTGGTGCTGTTCTGGCCCACGCGCCGCCGCGTGTTCCCCGGCGATGCGGGTGTGCTGGACCCACAGGGGCTGTGCCTGCGCATGATCGGGGTGCTGCTGCCGGTGTCCTACATGGGCTTTGGCACCACCCAGGTGTTTTTGGGGCACAACAGCGGCACCATGTTCTACCTGTTCATGGGCATGTTGGTACTGGCCATGTTGCAAGGCCGCGAGCGCCTGCGGCTGCAGGCGCCTGCGCGGGCCGCTGCCATTTCCTGA
- a CDS encoding glycosyltransferase family 2 protein, whose translation MMRSSGGAAVPPTLTVAVLTHNEAHRIEACLTSAAFADQLLVVDSGSTDDTVAIATRLGAEVHSYPDWQGFAVQRNRLLAHSQGDYVFFLDADEVMTPAFAQELQAIVRSGEQAVWTIRWRMVAYGHELRYFRSQSQIERLFVRAMVREFTGVVHEQAELLPLPDGGAVPRRLIQARLLHYSRTTVRGSLEKLTQYAMLGAAKRAAAGKKGGVVRGLASGTSMFLRLYVFRLGFLCGGAGFLYCLFVALEAFFRYAALEYDQQQLSESVRR comes from the coding sequence ATGATGCGCAGTTCTGGCGGCGCTGCGGTGCCGCCCACATTGACCGTTGCGGTGCTGACCCACAACGAGGCGCACCGCATTGAAGCCTGCCTGACAAGCGCGGCATTTGCCGACCAGCTGCTGGTGGTGGACAGCGGTAGCACGGATGACACCGTGGCCATTGCCACGCGCCTGGGCGCCGAGGTGCACAGCTACCCCGACTGGCAGGGTTTTGCCGTGCAGCGCAACCGCCTGCTGGCGCATTCACAGGGCGACTACGTCTTCTTTCTCGACGCCGACGAGGTGATGACACCGGCCTTTGCACAGGAGTTGCAGGCCATCGTGCGCTCGGGCGAGCAGGCGGTATGGACCATCCGCTGGCGCATGGTGGCCTATGGGCATGAACTCAGGTATTTCCGCTCCCAGTCGCAGATCGAGCGCCTGTTCGTGCGGGCCATGGTCCGGGAGTTCACCGGGGTGGTGCACGAGCAGGCCGAACTGTTGCCACTGCCGGACGGTGGCGCAGTGCCGCGCCGCCTGATCCAGGCGCGGCTGCTGCACTACTCGCGCACCACGGTGCGCGGCAGCCTGGAAAAGCTCACGCAGTACGCGATGCTCGGGGCTGCCAAGCGGGCGGCGGCGGGCAAAAAGGGCGGAGTCGTGCGGGGCCTGGCTTCGGGCACCAGCATGTTCCTGCGCCTGTATGTGTTTCGCCTGGGGTTTCTGTGTGGCGGGGCGGGATTTCTGTATTGCCTGTTTGTGGCGCTGGAGGCGTTTTTCCGTTACGCCGCCCTGGAATACGACCAACAGCAACTGAGCGAGAGCGTACGCCGTTGA
- a CDS encoding zinc-finger domain-containing protein → MSQASVELLAKDLNAQGGVFCPSPKADMKIWNSHPKVYLDVARTGEAKCPYCGTVYRLKAGEHVHAGH, encoded by the coding sequence ATGTCGCAAGCTTCCGTAGAACTCCTGGCCAAGGACCTGAATGCACAGGGGGGTGTTTTCTGTCCCAGCCCCAAGGCCGATATGAAGATCTGGAACAGCCACCCCAAGGTGTACCTGGACGTGGCCCGCACCGGCGAAGCCAAGTGCCCGTACTGCGGCACGGTGTACCGCCTGAAGGCGGGCGAGCACGTACACGCTGGTCACTGA
- a CDS encoding branched-chain amino acid transaminase, which produces MSPVVPSMADRDGKIWMDGQMVDWRDAKIHVLTHTLHYGCGAFEGVRAYNTADGTAIFRLEEHTERLFNSAKILRMQIPFTKEEVNEAQKAVVRENKLESCYLRPLTWIGSQKLGVSPRGNQIHLMVAAWAWGAYLGEEGMKRGIRVKTSSYTRHHVNITMTQAKAVSNYTNSILANMEALDDGYDEALLLDSSGFVSEGAGENIFVIKKGVIYTPDLSAGALNGITRNTVFHIAKDLGLEIVQKRITRDEVYIADEAFFTGTAAEVTPIRELDRIEIGAGSRGPITEKIQSAFFDIVNGRNSNYAHWLTKV; this is translated from the coding sequence ATGAGCCCCGTAGTTCCCTCGATGGCCGATCGTGATGGCAAGATCTGGATGGACGGCCAGATGGTGGATTGGCGCGACGCCAAGATCCATGTGCTGACCCACACCCTGCACTACGGCTGCGGCGCCTTCGAAGGCGTGCGTGCCTACAACACGGCCGACGGCACGGCCATCTTCCGCCTCGAAGAACACACCGAGCGCCTGTTCAACAGCGCCAAGATCCTGCGCATGCAGATTCCGTTCACCAAGGAAGAAGTGAACGAGGCCCAGAAGGCTGTGGTGCGTGAAAACAAGCTCGAATCGTGCTATCTGCGCCCATTGACATGGATCGGCTCGCAAAAGCTGGGTGTCTCGCCCCGGGGCAACCAGATCCACCTGATGGTGGCGGCCTGGGCCTGGGGCGCCTACCTGGGCGAAGAAGGCATGAAGCGCGGCATCCGCGTCAAGACCAGCAGCTACACGCGCCACCACGTCAACATCACCATGACGCAGGCCAAGGCGGTGAGCAACTACACCAACTCCATCCTGGCCAACATGGAAGCGCTGGACGACGGTTACGACGAAGCCCTGTTGCTTGACAGCTCGGGCTTTGTGTCCGAAGGCGCGGGCGAGAACATCTTCGTGATCAAGAAGGGCGTGATCTACACGCCCGACCTGTCTGCCGGCGCGCTGAACGGCATCACCCGCAACACCGTGTTCCACATCGCCAAGGACCTGGGCCTGGAAATTGTGCAAAAGCGCATCACGCGCGACGAGGTGTACATCGCTGACGAGGCCTTCTTCACCGGCACAGCGGCTGAAGTCACGCCCATCCGCGAACTCGACCGCATCGAAATCGGCGCTGGCTCACGCGGCCCGATCACCGAAAAAATCCAAAGCGCCTTCTTCGACATCGTCAACGGCCGCAACTCCAACTACGCCCACTGGCTCACCAAGGTCTGA
- a CDS encoding glycerate kinase translates to MNLRNILVPLGGVALIGFGFYAYGWAGVAAVVGGLVMWALLHFTRLVNVMKKAAKRPIGYVGSAVMLNARLSEGVNLMHVVAMTQALGELQSAEGADPEVYRWTDGTRSHVTCEFRHGKLVKWTLERPEDDGASAAQD, encoded by the coding sequence ATGAATTTGCGCAATATTTTGGTGCCCCTGGGCGGTGTCGCCCTGATCGGGTTTGGTTTTTATGCCTATGGTTGGGCCGGCGTGGCGGCGGTCGTCGGCGGCTTGGTCATGTGGGCGCTGCTGCACTTCACGCGGCTGGTGAACGTGATGAAGAAGGCCGCCAAGCGCCCCATCGGCTATGTAGGCAGTGCGGTCATGCTCAATGCGCGGCTCTCTGAGGGCGTCAACCTGATGCATGTCGTGGCGATGACGCAGGCGCTGGGCGAGCTGCAATCGGCAGAGGGTGCAGACCCAGAGGTGTACCGCTGGACGGATGGAACCCGCTCGCATGTGACCTGTGAGTTCCGCCACGGCAAGCTGGTGAAGTGGACGCTGGAGCGCCCCGAGGACGATGGCGCCTCCGCCGCCCAGGACTGA
- the radA gene encoding DNA repair protein RadA, with the protein MAKDKTTFTCTECGGTSPRWLGKCPACGAWNTLIESVAEAGPGKNRYSGAQFAGLNQAQAVMPLSAIEASDVDRTPSGIDELDRVLGGGIVEGGVVLIGGDPGIGKSTLLLQALDALQRAGLPTLYVTGEESGAQVALRSRRLGLDHSQVNVLAEIQLEKILATIESMQPAVAVIDSIQTVYSDQLTSAPGSVAQVRECAAHLTRCAKASGTAIVLVGHVTKEGALAGPRVLEHMVDTVLYFEGDTHSQFRLVRAIKNRFGAVNEIGVFAMTEKGLKGVSNPSAIFLSQHSEPVPGSCVMVTLEGTRPLLVEIQALVDTGGPSPRRLSVGLDKDRLAMLLAVLHRHAGVACMDQDVFVNAVGGVRISEPAADLAVMLSITSSLRGKALPRGFLAFGEVGLAGEVRPAPRGQERLKEAAKLGFSVAVVPKANAPKKPIEGLTIHAVERVEEAMNVVRGL; encoded by the coding sequence ATGGCCAAAGACAAAACCACGTTCACCTGCACCGAATGCGGCGGCACCAGCCCGCGCTGGCTGGGAAAATGCCCGGCCTGCGGTGCCTGGAACACGCTGATCGAGTCGGTGGCCGAGGCCGGGCCGGGCAAGAACCGCTACAGCGGCGCGCAATTTGCAGGCCTGAACCAGGCCCAGGCCGTGATGCCGCTGTCGGCCATTGAGGCCAGCGATGTGGACCGCACGCCGAGCGGCATCGACGAACTGGACCGCGTGCTGGGCGGCGGCATTGTCGAGGGCGGCGTGGTGCTGATTGGCGGCGACCCGGGCATCGGCAAGTCCACGCTGCTGTTGCAGGCGCTGGATGCCCTGCAGCGCGCCGGGCTGCCCACGTTGTATGTGACGGGTGAGGAAAGCGGTGCCCAGGTGGCCCTGCGTTCGCGCCGCCTAGGACTGGACCACAGCCAGGTCAACGTGCTGGCCGAGATCCAGCTCGAAAAGATCCTGGCGACCATTGAATCCATGCAGCCCGCGGTGGCCGTGATCGACTCCATCCAGACCGTGTACTCCGACCAGCTCACGTCCGCCCCCGGTTCGGTGGCCCAGGTGCGCGAATGTGCGGCGCACCTCACGCGCTGCGCCAAGGCGTCGGGCACCGCCATCGTGCTGGTCGGCCACGTCACCAAAGAGGGCGCGCTGGCCGGGCCGCGTGTGCTGGAACACATGGTGGACACGGTGCTGTACTTTGAGGGCGACACCCACAGCCAGTTTCGGCTGGTGCGCGCCATCAAGAACCGCTTTGGCGCCGTCAATGAGATTGGCGTTTTTGCCATGACCGAAAAGGGCCTCAAGGGCGTGAGCAACCCCAGCGCCATTTTTTTGAGCCAGCACAGCGAGCCCGTACCGGGCAGCTGCGTGATGGTGACGCTGGAGGGCACACGCCCGCTGCTGGTAGAAATTCAAGCCCTGGTCGACACCGGTGGCCCCAGCCCCCGACGCCTGTCGGTGGGCCTGGACAAAGACCGCCTGGCCATGCTGCTGGCCGTGCTGCACCGCCACGCGGGGGTGGCCTGCATGGACCAAGACGTGTTTGTGAACGCCGTGGGTGGTGTGCGCATCAGCGAACCCGCAGCCGACCTGGCGGTGATGTTGTCCATCACCTCCAGTCTGCGCGGCAAGGCGCTGCCCCGGGGTTTTCTGGCCTTTGGTGAAGTGGGGCTGGCCGGCGAAGTGCGGCCTGCGCCCCGGGGGCAAGAGCGCCTCAAGGAGGCCGCCAAACTGGGCTTTTCCGTGGCGGTGGTCCCCAAGGCCAATGCGCCCAAGAAGCCCATCGAAGGCCTCACCATTCACGCGGTGGAGCGGGTGGAAGAGGCCATGAACGTGGTGCGGGGGCTGTAA